In Thamnophis elegans isolate rThaEle1 chromosome 13, rThaEle1.pri, whole genome shotgun sequence, one DNA window encodes the following:
- the CCDC157 gene encoding coiled-coil domain-containing protein 157 isoform X2: MVSLLVNQNCMESLRKDITDLQGTVISVFSHAGAVRFPSWKFPDKVSCDLDLVSLMGQYDFVENDPEFTQHSHVVLLELVIDRLLLLLQSFTGYTENLISEEAVPPSRPVGPSMSIGLTVRKYWNSMLKMGALYQQLVAEKKYTKDASNLKNSFRVAKAERERLKSGSSESDVTLPIFQSSPLTSSAGSRLLDHPFSARSDPSVNVVGRSVHSQTIESALVPCDACESTQASLQEVGKAIIDLCGTLNISSSLGKFLKMVEERLGGKLLTAMDVGYWATEQSKDLSRVNKHIQMLMGLINPLKGELEEFEKQKNELKKQLESLDGSLQKEKEAKRQQREETEQLLQKKERESQQLMAKLQKAKEDLGNRAVSLEMSLSTLKEKLQVQESTIQELEQARKDLQEEMESKMVEKGEVDRREEQLKALGSQLERVEQQLAWTNLELNKERARGDSMLQHQESLQVKQQNLMQQLDSLDQECEQLKTTVADTEDDRQMMRERLKEIQGEKWELQSRLEAQKKLTEKLKQEKQGLEQSASDLQRTIAELGELIHEMKEKEKLLVFFPDLHIPAETQFEISGNVTEDMGKQLQANNIRISVLEEENSRLRNAISKMKEPPQQEMQKFLLPTQLWIRSAEKPGPQDTAMPPPVGYPAAPGFQGPVSRPLTSSSSGASRHRPPNNPAPQWTSGNQLPKTPLGPAPFNLFYKEAVNSPYAPAKGRGRLPPPGYCTRNHQK, from the exons ATGGTGAGTTTGCTGGTTAACCAGAACTGCATGGAAAGCTTGCGGAAGGATATCACGGACCTCCAAGGGACCGTCATCAGCGTATTCTCCCACGCTGGAGCGGTGCGTTTTCCTTCCTGGAAATTCCCAGATAAAGTATCCTGCGACCTGGACTTGGTGTCTTTGATGGGACAATATGACTTTGTGGAGAATGACCCCGAATTCACGCAGCATTCGCACGTAGTTCTTCTGGAACTAGTGATCGACAG gcttcTCCTGCTGCTCCAGAGTTTCACGGGATACACGGAAAACCTTATCAGCGAAGAGGCTGTGCCCCCCTCGCGGCCGGTAGGCCCCTCCATGTCTATCGGGCTGACCGTGAGGAAGTACTGGAACAGCATGCTGAAAATGGGCGCCCTTTATCAACAGCTGGTGGCTGAG AAAAAATATACCAAAGATGCTTCTAATCTAAAAAACTCCTTCCGGGTCGCCAAAGCCGAGCGCGAACGTTTGAAAAGCGGCTCTTCTGAGTCGGATGTGACGTTGCCCATCTTCCAGTCGTCCCCGTTGACGTCTTCCGCCGGCAGCCGGCTGCTGGACCACCCCTTCAGTGCCCGCTCGGACCCCTCGGTTAACGTGGTCGGCCGGAGCGTCCACTCCCAAACCATCGAGAGCGCCCTGGTGCCCTGCGACGCCTGCGAGAGCACCCAGGCCAGCCTGCAGGAAGTCGGCAAGGCCATCATCGACCTCTGCGGCACCCTGAACATCTCATCCTCCCTGGGCAAGTTCCTGAAGATGGTGGAGGAGAGGCTGGGAGGCAAGCTGCTGACGGCGATGGACGTGGGGTACTGGGCCACCGAGCAGAGCAAGGACCTTTCCCGGGTCAACAAGCACATCCAGATGCTGATGGGGCTCATCAACCCTCTGAAAGGGGAACTGGAGGAGtttgagaagcagaagaacgAGCTGAAGAAGCAGCTGGAGAGCCTGGACGGCAGCCtgcagaaggagaaagaggccAAGAGGCAGCAGAGGGAGGAGACGGAGCAGCTCCTgcagaagaaggagagggaaagccAGCAGCTGATGGCCAAGCTGCAGAAGGCCAAGGAGGACCTCGGAAACC GAGCTGTTTCTCTGGAGATGAGTCTGTCCACCTTGAAAGAAAAACTCCAGGTACAGGAAAGCACCATCCAGGAACTGG AACAGGCCCGAAAGGATCTGCAAGAGGAGATGGAGTCCAAGATGGTGGAGAAGGGCGAAGTGGACCGGCGGGAGGAGCAGCTGAAGGCCCTGGGCAGCCAGCTGGAGCGGGTGGAGCAGCAGCTGGCCTGGACCAACCTGGAGCTCAACAAAGAGAGGGCCAGAGGGGACAGCATGCTCCAGCACCAGGAG tCACTCCAGGTCAAGCAGCAGAATCTGATGCAGCAGCTGGACAGCTTGGATCAAGAATGTGAGCAGCTGAAGACCACGGTGGCCGATACAGAAGATGACCGCCAGATGATGAGAGAGCGACTGAAGGAGATCCAGGGAGAGAAATGGGAGTTGCAAAGCCGGCTGGAGGCCCAGAAG AAGCTCACGGAGAAACTGAAGCAGGAGAAGCAGGGGTTGGAGCAGTCCGCCTCCGATCTGCAGAGGACCATCGCCGAGCTGGGGGAGCTGATCCACgagatgaaggagaaggagaaactcTTGGTCTTCTTCCCTGATCTTCACATTCCCGCGGAGACCCAGTTTGAAA TCTCCGGGAACGTGACGGAAGACATGGGCAAACAGCTGCAGGCCAACAACATCCGGATCAGCGTTCTGGAGGAAGAGAATTCCCGTCTCCGGAACGCAATCTCCAAAATGAAAGAGCCGCCCCAGCAGGAGATGCAGAAG TTTCTACTTCCAACCCAGCTGTGGATTCGGTCCGCCGAAAAACCGGGGCCTCAAGACACTGCGATGCCGCCTCCCGTGGG GTACCCCGCCGCGCCCGGTTTTCAGGGACCGGTTTCCAGGCCTCtgaccagcagcagcagcggcgccTCACGACACAGGCCTCCAAACAACCCCGCCCCGCAATGGACCTCTGGCAACCAGCTGCCCAAGACCCCCCTGGGCCCTGCTCCGTTCAACCTTTTCTACAAGGAGGCGGTCAACAGCCCTTACGCCCCGGCCAAAGGAAGAGGACGCCTGCCCCCACCAGGATACTGTACCCGCAACCaccagaaataa
- the CCDC157 gene encoding coiled-coil domain-containing protein 157 isoform X3, protein MVSLLVNQNCMESLRKDITDLQGTVISVFSHAGAVRFPSWKFPDKVSCDLDLVSLMGQYDFVENDPEFTQHSHVVLLELVIDR, encoded by the coding sequence ATGGTGAGTTTGCTGGTTAACCAGAACTGCATGGAAAGCTTGCGGAAGGATATCACGGACCTCCAAGGGACCGTCATCAGCGTATTCTCCCACGCTGGAGCGGTGCGTTTTCCTTCCTGGAAATTCCCAGATAAAGTATCCTGCGACCTGGACTTGGTGTCTTTGATGGGACAATATGACTTTGTGGAGAATGACCCCGAATTCACGCAGCATTCGCACGTAGTTCTTCTGGAACTAGTGATCGACAGGTAA
- the CCDC157 gene encoding coiled-coil domain-containing protein 157 isoform X1 encodes MVSLLVNQNCMESLRKDITDLQGTVISVFSHAGAVRFPSWKFPDKVSCDLDLVSLMGQYDFVENDPEFTQHSHVVLLELVIDRLLLLLQSFTGYTENLISEEAVPPSRPVGPSMSIGLTVRKYWNSMLKMGALYQQLVAEKKYTKDASNLKNSFRVAKAERERLKSGSSESDVTLPIFQSSPLTSSAGSRLLDHPFSARSDPSVNVVGRSVHSQTIESALVPCDACESTQASLQEVGKAIIDLCGTLNISSSLGKFLKMVEERLGGKLLTAMDVGYWATEQSKDLSRVNKHIQMLMGLINPLKGELEEFEKQKNELKKQLESLDGSLQKEKEAKRQQREETEQLLQKKERESQQLMAKLQKAKEDLGNRAVSLEMSLSTLKEKLQVQESTIQELEQARKDLQEEMESKMVEKGEVDRREEQLKALGSQLERVEQQLAWTNLELNKERARGDSMLQHQESLQVKQQNLMQQLDSLDQECEQLKTTVADTEDDRQMMRERLKEIQGEKWELQSRLEAQKELCCRIQKACKVTCTALSTQKLTEKLKQEKQGLEQSASDLQRTIAELGELIHEMKEKEKLLVFFPDLHIPAETQFEISGNVTEDMGKQLQANNIRISVLEEENSRLRNAISKMKEPPQQEMQKFLLPTQLWIRSAEKPGPQDTAMPPPVGYPAAPGFQGPVSRPLTSSSSGASRHRPPNNPAPQWTSGNQLPKTPLGPAPFNLFYKEAVNSPYAPAKGRGRLPPPGYCTRNHQK; translated from the exons ATGGTGAGTTTGCTGGTTAACCAGAACTGCATGGAAAGCTTGCGGAAGGATATCACGGACCTCCAAGGGACCGTCATCAGCGTATTCTCCCACGCTGGAGCGGTGCGTTTTCCTTCCTGGAAATTCCCAGATAAAGTATCCTGCGACCTGGACTTGGTGTCTTTGATGGGACAATATGACTTTGTGGAGAATGACCCCGAATTCACGCAGCATTCGCACGTAGTTCTTCTGGAACTAGTGATCGACAG gcttcTCCTGCTGCTCCAGAGTTTCACGGGATACACGGAAAACCTTATCAGCGAAGAGGCTGTGCCCCCCTCGCGGCCGGTAGGCCCCTCCATGTCTATCGGGCTGACCGTGAGGAAGTACTGGAACAGCATGCTGAAAATGGGCGCCCTTTATCAACAGCTGGTGGCTGAG AAAAAATATACCAAAGATGCTTCTAATCTAAAAAACTCCTTCCGGGTCGCCAAAGCCGAGCGCGAACGTTTGAAAAGCGGCTCTTCTGAGTCGGATGTGACGTTGCCCATCTTCCAGTCGTCCCCGTTGACGTCTTCCGCCGGCAGCCGGCTGCTGGACCACCCCTTCAGTGCCCGCTCGGACCCCTCGGTTAACGTGGTCGGCCGGAGCGTCCACTCCCAAACCATCGAGAGCGCCCTGGTGCCCTGCGACGCCTGCGAGAGCACCCAGGCCAGCCTGCAGGAAGTCGGCAAGGCCATCATCGACCTCTGCGGCACCCTGAACATCTCATCCTCCCTGGGCAAGTTCCTGAAGATGGTGGAGGAGAGGCTGGGAGGCAAGCTGCTGACGGCGATGGACGTGGGGTACTGGGCCACCGAGCAGAGCAAGGACCTTTCCCGGGTCAACAAGCACATCCAGATGCTGATGGGGCTCATCAACCCTCTGAAAGGGGAACTGGAGGAGtttgagaagcagaagaacgAGCTGAAGAAGCAGCTGGAGAGCCTGGACGGCAGCCtgcagaaggagaaagaggccAAGAGGCAGCAGAGGGAGGAGACGGAGCAGCTCCTgcagaagaaggagagggaaagccAGCAGCTGATGGCCAAGCTGCAGAAGGCCAAGGAGGACCTCGGAAACC GAGCTGTTTCTCTGGAGATGAGTCTGTCCACCTTGAAAGAAAAACTCCAGGTACAGGAAAGCACCATCCAGGAACTGG AACAGGCCCGAAAGGATCTGCAAGAGGAGATGGAGTCCAAGATGGTGGAGAAGGGCGAAGTGGACCGGCGGGAGGAGCAGCTGAAGGCCCTGGGCAGCCAGCTGGAGCGGGTGGAGCAGCAGCTGGCCTGGACCAACCTGGAGCTCAACAAAGAGAGGGCCAGAGGGGACAGCATGCTCCAGCACCAGGAG tCACTCCAGGTCAAGCAGCAGAATCTGATGCAGCAGCTGGACAGCTTGGATCAAGAATGTGAGCAGCTGAAGACCACGGTGGCCGATACAGAAGATGACCGCCAGATGATGAGAGAGCGACTGAAGGAGATCCAGGGAGAGAAATGGGAGTTGCAAAGCCGGCTGGAGGCCCAGAAG GAGCTCTGCTGTAGAATTCAGAAAGCTTGCAAGGTGACGTGCACCGCTCTCTCCACCCAGAAGCTCACGGAGAAACTGAAGCAGGAGAAGCAGGGGTTGGAGCAGTCCGCCTCCGATCTGCAGAGGACCATCGCCGAGCTGGGGGAGCTGATCCACgagatgaaggagaaggagaaactcTTGGTCTTCTTCCCTGATCTTCACATTCCCGCGGAGACCCAGTTTGAAA TCTCCGGGAACGTGACGGAAGACATGGGCAAACAGCTGCAGGCCAACAACATCCGGATCAGCGTTCTGGAGGAAGAGAATTCCCGTCTCCGGAACGCAATCTCCAAAATGAAAGAGCCGCCCCAGCAGGAGATGCAGAAG TTTCTACTTCCAACCCAGCTGTGGATTCGGTCCGCCGAAAAACCGGGGCCTCAAGACACTGCGATGCCGCCTCCCGTGGG GTACCCCGCCGCGCCCGGTTTTCAGGGACCGGTTTCCAGGCCTCtgaccagcagcagcagcggcgccTCACGACACAGGCCTCCAAACAACCCCGCCCCGCAATGGACCTCTGGCAACCAGCTGCCCAAGACCCCCCTGGGCCCTGCTCCGTTCAACCTTTTCTACAAGGAGGCGGTCAACAGCCCTTACGCCCCGGCCAAAGGAAGAGGACGCCTGCCCCCACCAGGATACTGTACCCGCAACCaccagaaataa